The proteins below are encoded in one region of Metabacillus dongyingensis:
- a CDS encoding YlzJ-like family protein produces the protein MILYTSMPEELIFPVQTADFESVSTIEMNGLQMVVRQTEQNQYEIVRLLSTDPQDFLNVQYSPGQKISMTFSFSS, from the coding sequence ATGATCTTATACACATCCATGCCTGAAGAGCTCATATTCCCTGTACAAACTGCTGATTTTGAGAGTGTTTCAACCATCGAAATGAATGGACTGCAAATGGTTGTCAGACAGACCGAACAGAATCAATATGAAATTGTCCGGCTTTTAAGTACGGATCCGCAGGATTTTCTAAACGTGCAGTACTCTCCGGGACAAAAAATTTCTATGACATTCTCGTTTTCCTCATAA